In Juglans microcarpa x Juglans regia isolate MS1-56 chromosome 4S, Jm3101_v1.0, whole genome shotgun sequence, a single window of DNA contains:
- the LOC121262610 gene encoding NADP-dependent malic enzyme-like isoform X3: MQRTMKEMRNGGDSLVDVEGKSGFGGGLEDVYGEDRVTEDQLVTPWTVSVASGYTLLRDPRHNKGLAFTEKERDAHYLRGLLPPAVLSQELQEKKIIHNLRQYKAPLHRYMAMMDLQERNERLFYKLLIENVEELLPVVYTPTVGEACQKYGSIFRRPQGLYISLKEKGKILEVLKNWPEKSVQVIVVTDGERILGLGDLGSQGMGIPVGKLSLYTALGGVRPSACLPITIDVGTNNEQLLKDEFYTGLRHKRATGQEYTELLDEFMCAVKQNYGEKILVQFEDFANHNAFELLSRYRSTHLVFNDDIQGTASVVLAGIIAALKLVGGTLADQTFLFLGAGEAGTGIAELVALEVSKQTKAPLEHTRKKIWLVDSKGLIVSSRRESLQHFKKPWAHDHEPVKGLLDAVKAIKPTVLIGSSGVGKTFTKEVVEAMASFNEKPLILALSNPTSQSECTAEEAYTWSKGRAIFASGSPFDTVEYDRRAFVPGQANNAYIFPGFGLGLIISGAIRVHDDMLLAASEALAAQVTQENFDKGLIYPPFSNIRKISAHIAADVAAMAYRLGLASRLPQPKDLVKYAESCMYTPIYRSYL; this comes from the exons ATGCAGAGAACAATGAAGGAGATGAGGAACGGTGGCGATTCGTTGGTGGATGTGGAGGGTAAGTCTGGTTTTGGAGGTGGTCTTGAGGATGTGTACGGTGAGGATAGGGTCACCGAGGATCAGCTGGTTACTCCCTGGACCGTCTCTGTTGCTAG TGGGTACACATTGCTGCGGGATCCACGCCACAACAAAGGGCTTGCCTTcactgagaaagagagagatgccCATTACCTGCGTGGCCTTCTGCCTCCGGCAGTACTTTCTCAGGAGCTTCAG GAAAAGAAGATAATCCACAATCTTCGCCAATATAAAGCTCCATTACATAGGTACATGGCCATGATGGATCTTCAG gaaagaaatgaaaggcTGTTTTACAAGCTCCTAATTGAAAATGTCGAGGAACTACTTCCAGTTGTCTACACTCCAACTGTTGGTGAGGCTTGTCAGAAATATGGGAGCATTTTCAGGCGTCCTCAGGGCCTTTACATCAGTTTGAAAGAGAA GGGGAAGATCCTTGAAGTCCTGAAAAATTGGCCGGAGAAGTCTGTTCAAGTTATTGTTGTGACTGATGGTGAGCGTATCTTAGGGCTTGGGGATCTTGGCAGCCAG GGAATGGGGATTCCTGTTGGAAAACTCTCTCTGTATACAGCACTAGGAGGAGTTCGTCCTTCAGCA TGCTTGCCGATAACCATTGACGTTGGCACAAACAATGAGCAGCTGTTGAAGGATGAATTTTATACTGGGCTTAGGCATAAGAGGGCAACGGGGCAg GAATATACAGAGCTGCTTGATGAGTTCATGTGTGCAGTTAAACAGAACTATGGGGAGAAGATTCTAGTACAG TTTGAGGATTTTGCCAACCATAACGCATTCGAGCTGCTGTCACGATACCGCTCAACTCACCTTGTCTTTAATGATGATATACAA GGTACAGCATCTGTGGTATTAGCAGGGATTATTGCAGCCTTGAAATTAGTTGGTGGAACCTTAGCTGACCAAACTTTCTTGTTCCTCGGTGCTGGAGAA GCTGGAACTGGCATAGCGGAGCTTGTTGCACTGGAAGTGTCAAAACAG ACAAAAGCTCCACTGGAACATACCCGCAAGAAGATCTGGCTTGTGGACTCAAAG GGACTGATTGTTAGCTCCCGTCGGGAGTCGCTTCAACACTTTAAGAAGCCATGGGCTCATGACCATGAACCTGTTAAGGGACTCTTAGATGCTGTCAAG GCAATCAAGCCAACAGTGCTGATAGGATCGTCAGGAGTGGGAAAGACTTTTACAAAAGAGGTGGTTGAGGCCATGGCATCTTTCAATGag AAACCTCTTATTCTAGCTCTCTCCAATCCAACTTCACAATCAGAGTGTACAGCTGAAGAAGCTTATACATGGAGCAAG GGCAGAGCAATCTTTGCCAGTGGAAGCCCATTTGATACTGTCGAGTATGATAGGAGGGCTTTTGTGCCCGGCCAG GCCAACAATGCTTACATCTTTCCTGGTTTTGGTTTGGGTTTGATCATCTCTGGTGCAATTCGAGTGCATGACGACATGCTTTTGGCAGCCT CGGAAGCTTTGGCTGCACAAGTGACACAGGAAAACTTTGATAAGGGGCTGATTTACCCACCATTCTCCAATATCAGAAAGATATCGGCCCACATTGCTGCTGATGTGGCTGCCATGGCATATCGACttg GTCTTGCTTCTCGTCTCCCTCAACCAAAGGATCTTGTCAAGTATGCAGAGAGCTGCATGTACACCCCAATTTACCGAAGCTATCTTTGA
- the LOC121262610 gene encoding NADP-dependent malic enzyme-like isoform X1, translating to MISLSKNINILRLVRIGRGALMQRTMKEMRNGGDSLVDVEGKSGFGGGLEDVYGEDRVTEDQLVTPWTVSVASGYTLLRDPRHNKGLAFTEKERDAHYLRGLLPPAVLSQELQEKKIIHNLRQYKAPLHRYMAMMDLQERNERLFYKLLIENVEELLPVVYTPTVGEACQKYGSIFRRPQGLYISLKEKGKILEVLKNWPEKSVQVIVVTDGERILGLGDLGSQGMGIPVGKLSLYTALGGVRPSACLPITIDVGTNNEQLLKDEFYTGLRHKRATGQEYTELLDEFMCAVKQNYGEKILVQFEDFANHNAFELLSRYRSTHLVFNDDIQGTASVVLAGIIAALKLVGGTLADQTFLFLGAGEAGTGIAELVALEVSKQTKAPLEHTRKKIWLVDSKGLIVSSRRESLQHFKKPWAHDHEPVKGLLDAVKAIKPTVLIGSSGVGKTFTKEVVEAMASFNEKPLILALSNPTSQSECTAEEAYTWSKGRAIFASGSPFDTVEYDRRAFVPGQANNAYIFPGFGLGLIISGAIRVHDDMLLAASEALAAQVTQENFDKGLIYPPFSNIRKISAHIAADVAAMAYRLGLASRLPQPKDLVKYAESCMYTPIYRSYL from the exons ATGATCTCGTTGAGCAAGAACATCAATATTCTG AGACTGGTGCGTATCGGAAGAGGAGCGCTGATGCAGAGAACAATGAAGGAGATGAGGAACGGTGGCGATTCGTTGGTGGATGTGGAGGGTAAGTCTGGTTTTGGAGGTGGTCTTGAGGATGTGTACGGTGAGGATAGGGTCACCGAGGATCAGCTGGTTACTCCCTGGACCGTCTCTGTTGCTAG TGGGTACACATTGCTGCGGGATCCACGCCACAACAAAGGGCTTGCCTTcactgagaaagagagagatgccCATTACCTGCGTGGCCTTCTGCCTCCGGCAGTACTTTCTCAGGAGCTTCAG GAAAAGAAGATAATCCACAATCTTCGCCAATATAAAGCTCCATTACATAGGTACATGGCCATGATGGATCTTCAG gaaagaaatgaaaggcTGTTTTACAAGCTCCTAATTGAAAATGTCGAGGAACTACTTCCAGTTGTCTACACTCCAACTGTTGGTGAGGCTTGTCAGAAATATGGGAGCATTTTCAGGCGTCCTCAGGGCCTTTACATCAGTTTGAAAGAGAA GGGGAAGATCCTTGAAGTCCTGAAAAATTGGCCGGAGAAGTCTGTTCAAGTTATTGTTGTGACTGATGGTGAGCGTATCTTAGGGCTTGGGGATCTTGGCAGCCAG GGAATGGGGATTCCTGTTGGAAAACTCTCTCTGTATACAGCACTAGGAGGAGTTCGTCCTTCAGCA TGCTTGCCGATAACCATTGACGTTGGCACAAACAATGAGCAGCTGTTGAAGGATGAATTTTATACTGGGCTTAGGCATAAGAGGGCAACGGGGCAg GAATATACAGAGCTGCTTGATGAGTTCATGTGTGCAGTTAAACAGAACTATGGGGAGAAGATTCTAGTACAG TTTGAGGATTTTGCCAACCATAACGCATTCGAGCTGCTGTCACGATACCGCTCAACTCACCTTGTCTTTAATGATGATATACAA GGTACAGCATCTGTGGTATTAGCAGGGATTATTGCAGCCTTGAAATTAGTTGGTGGAACCTTAGCTGACCAAACTTTCTTGTTCCTCGGTGCTGGAGAA GCTGGAACTGGCATAGCGGAGCTTGTTGCACTGGAAGTGTCAAAACAG ACAAAAGCTCCACTGGAACATACCCGCAAGAAGATCTGGCTTGTGGACTCAAAG GGACTGATTGTTAGCTCCCGTCGGGAGTCGCTTCAACACTTTAAGAAGCCATGGGCTCATGACCATGAACCTGTTAAGGGACTCTTAGATGCTGTCAAG GCAATCAAGCCAACAGTGCTGATAGGATCGTCAGGAGTGGGAAAGACTTTTACAAAAGAGGTGGTTGAGGCCATGGCATCTTTCAATGag AAACCTCTTATTCTAGCTCTCTCCAATCCAACTTCACAATCAGAGTGTACAGCTGAAGAAGCTTATACATGGAGCAAG GGCAGAGCAATCTTTGCCAGTGGAAGCCCATTTGATACTGTCGAGTATGATAGGAGGGCTTTTGTGCCCGGCCAG GCCAACAATGCTTACATCTTTCCTGGTTTTGGTTTGGGTTTGATCATCTCTGGTGCAATTCGAGTGCATGACGACATGCTTTTGGCAGCCT CGGAAGCTTTGGCTGCACAAGTGACACAGGAAAACTTTGATAAGGGGCTGATTTACCCACCATTCTCCAATATCAGAAAGATATCGGCCCACATTGCTGCTGATGTGGCTGCCATGGCATATCGACttg GTCTTGCTTCTCGTCTCCCTCAACCAAAGGATCTTGTCAAGTATGCAGAGAGCTGCATGTACACCCCAATTTACCGAAGCTATCTTTGA
- the LOC121262611 gene encoding LOW QUALITY PROTEIN: protein cereblon-like (The sequence of the model RefSeq protein was modified relative to this genomic sequence to represent the inferred CDS: inserted 1 base in 1 codon), which yields MDDNRILEMERHRREQIRELDPDLEELQVEELYDHRQPSNDELAATDRGYGGATSSGEFTFNTSLASSHTYLGEVEDTHHRKAFLEGGAILNLPLFYLEGVVLFPGXTLPLRVIQSNFIATVERALTQVDAPYTIGVVRVHRDPNNGRIRFATIGTTAEIRQYRRLEDGSLNVVTRGQQRFRLRRPWIDVEGAPCGEVQIIPEDQPLRTPLDACGKLPPFCSLRSPIVSLKRPSKLSHDKLHPYRDEDNVSDSNSEECFESALSLVERRSHHSVVDSSDRSDRMDESTSSDDDKFLCESDLQFRRSFLNDSESTGSLHEDHKKQIENVKLGLGTSSTPGKLSCKGEEPDTCWEKMDFNKFRRVPRAFWPYWVYRMYDSYCLAERAADMWKKIVGAPSMDGLIRTPDHLSFYIASKIPVSESTRQELLEIDGTSYRLRREIELLESVNLIRCKTCQTAIARRSDILVMSSEGPLGAYVNPEGYVHEIMTLYKANGLAPRGRPQIEYSWFPGYAWTITNCATCQIQMGWLFTATIKKLKPRSFWGIRSSQVADDMQ from the exons ATGGACGACAATCGCATATTGGAGATGGAGAGGCACAGGAGGGAGCAGATTCGAGAGCTCGATCCCGATCTCGAGGAATTGCAGGTCGAAGAGTTATATGACCACCGCCAGCCATCCAATGATGAACTTGCCGCCAC TGATCGTGGTTATGGTGGTGCTACTTCGTCTGGCGAATTCACATTTAACACCAGTTTGGCTTCATCACATACGTATCTTGGCG AGGTTGAAGACACTCACCATCGGAAGGCTTTCTTGGAAGGCGGCGCCATCTTGAACCTCCCACTGTTTTATCTTGAAG GAGTTGTTCTGTTCCCAG CCACCCTTCCTTTAAGAGTTATTCAGTCAAATTTTATAGCCACTGTCGAGAGAGCACTGACCCAGGTTGATGCTCCTTATACAATTGGAGTG GTCCGTGTGCACAGGGATCCTAACAACGGAAGAATAAGGTTTGCAACCATTGGGACGACAGCAGag ATTCGGCAATACCGGCGGTTAGAGGATGGTTCACTGAATGTGGTTACTCGTGGCCAGCAGAGATTTCGTCTACGGAGACCTTGGATTGATGTGGAAGGAGCG CCGTGTGGAGAGGTCCAAATTATCCCGGAAGATCAACCATTAAGAACTCCACTTGATGCATGTGGGAAATTGCCACCATTTTGTAGTCTTCGAAGCCCTATTGTCTCACTAAAGCGGCCTTCAAAACTCTCTCATGATAAATTGCATCCATATAGGGATGAGGACAATGTTTCAGATTCAAATTCTGAAGAATGCTTTGAGAGTGCACTCTCCCTTGTGGAAAGGAGAAGCCACCATTCCGTGGTTGATTCTTCTGATAGGAGTGATAGAATGGATGAATCAACAAGCAGTGATGATGACAAGTTCTTGTGTGAGTCAGACCTACAATTTAGAAGATCTTTCCTGAATGACTCTGAATCCACAGGATCATTGCATGAAGACCACAAGAAGCAAATCGAAAATGTCAAATTGGGATTGGGGACCAGTTCCACTCCCGGAAAGCTATCTTGCAAGGGAGAAGAGCCAGACACTTGTTGGGAAAAAATGGATTTCAACAAGTTCCGCAGGGTTCCAAGAGCGTTCTGGCCCTATTGGGTGTACCGTATGTATGACTCCTATTGCCTTGCCGAAAGGGCTGCAG ATATGTGGAAAAAGATAGTCGGGGCACCCAGCATGGATGGCCTTATTCGGACACCTGACCATTTGTCATTTTATATTGCCAGTAAAATCCCTGTTTCTGAGTCGACAAGGCAGGAGCTCCTGGAGATTGATGGGACTTCATATAGATTGCGTCGGGAAATTGAGTTGCTTGAGAGTGTCAATCTTATTCGATGTAAAACCTGTCAG ACGGCAATTGCGAGGCGGAGTGATATTCTGGTCATGTCCAGTGAAGGTCCTCTTGGTGCTTACGTGAACCCAGAGGGTTATGTACATGAGATAATGACTCTTTACAAAGCAAATGGCTTGGCACCAAGAGGGCGACCACAGATAGAATACAGCTGGTTTCCTGG GTATGCATGGACGATCACCAACTGTGCCACTTGTCAAATTCAAATGGGGTGGTTATTCACGGCCACAATCAAGAAGTTGAAGCCCAGATCATTCTGGGGGATTAGGAGTTCTCAAGTCGCAGATGACATGCAGTGA
- the LOC121262610 gene encoding NADP-dependent malic enzyme-like isoform X5, protein MAMMDLQERNERLFYKLLIENVEELLPVVYTPTVGEACQKYGSIFRRPQGLYISLKEKGKILEVLKNWPEKSVQVIVVTDGERILGLGDLGSQGMGIPVGKLSLYTALGGVRPSACLPITIDVGTNNEQLLKDEFYTGLRHKRATGQEYTELLDEFMCAVKQNYGEKILVQFEDFANHNAFELLSRYRSTHLVFNDDIQGTASVVLAGIIAALKLVGGTLADQTFLFLGAGEAGTGIAELVALEVSKQTKAPLEHTRKKIWLVDSKGLIVSSRRESLQHFKKPWAHDHEPVKGLLDAVKAIKPTVLIGSSGVGKTFTKEVVEAMASFNEKPLILALSNPTSQSECTAEEAYTWSKGRAIFASGSPFDTVEYDRRAFVPGQANNAYIFPGFGLGLIISGAIRVHDDMLLAASEALAAQVTQENFDKGLIYPPFSNIRKISAHIAADVAAMAYRLGLASRLPQPKDLVKYAESCMYTPIYRSYL, encoded by the exons ATGGCCATGATGGATCTTCAG gaaagaaatgaaaggcTGTTTTACAAGCTCCTAATTGAAAATGTCGAGGAACTACTTCCAGTTGTCTACACTCCAACTGTTGGTGAGGCTTGTCAGAAATATGGGAGCATTTTCAGGCGTCCTCAGGGCCTTTACATCAGTTTGAAAGAGAA GGGGAAGATCCTTGAAGTCCTGAAAAATTGGCCGGAGAAGTCTGTTCAAGTTATTGTTGTGACTGATGGTGAGCGTATCTTAGGGCTTGGGGATCTTGGCAGCCAG GGAATGGGGATTCCTGTTGGAAAACTCTCTCTGTATACAGCACTAGGAGGAGTTCGTCCTTCAGCA TGCTTGCCGATAACCATTGACGTTGGCACAAACAATGAGCAGCTGTTGAAGGATGAATTTTATACTGGGCTTAGGCATAAGAGGGCAACGGGGCAg GAATATACAGAGCTGCTTGATGAGTTCATGTGTGCAGTTAAACAGAACTATGGGGAGAAGATTCTAGTACAG TTTGAGGATTTTGCCAACCATAACGCATTCGAGCTGCTGTCACGATACCGCTCAACTCACCTTGTCTTTAATGATGATATACAA GGTACAGCATCTGTGGTATTAGCAGGGATTATTGCAGCCTTGAAATTAGTTGGTGGAACCTTAGCTGACCAAACTTTCTTGTTCCTCGGTGCTGGAGAA GCTGGAACTGGCATAGCGGAGCTTGTTGCACTGGAAGTGTCAAAACAG ACAAAAGCTCCACTGGAACATACCCGCAAGAAGATCTGGCTTGTGGACTCAAAG GGACTGATTGTTAGCTCCCGTCGGGAGTCGCTTCAACACTTTAAGAAGCCATGGGCTCATGACCATGAACCTGTTAAGGGACTCTTAGATGCTGTCAAG GCAATCAAGCCAACAGTGCTGATAGGATCGTCAGGAGTGGGAAAGACTTTTACAAAAGAGGTGGTTGAGGCCATGGCATCTTTCAATGag AAACCTCTTATTCTAGCTCTCTCCAATCCAACTTCACAATCAGAGTGTACAGCTGAAGAAGCTTATACATGGAGCAAG GGCAGAGCAATCTTTGCCAGTGGAAGCCCATTTGATACTGTCGAGTATGATAGGAGGGCTTTTGTGCCCGGCCAG GCCAACAATGCTTACATCTTTCCTGGTTTTGGTTTGGGTTTGATCATCTCTGGTGCAATTCGAGTGCATGACGACATGCTTTTGGCAGCCT CGGAAGCTTTGGCTGCACAAGTGACACAGGAAAACTTTGATAAGGGGCTGATTTACCCACCATTCTCCAATATCAGAAAGATATCGGCCCACATTGCTGCTGATGTGGCTGCCATGGCATATCGACttg GTCTTGCTTCTCGTCTCCCTCAACCAAAGGATCTTGTCAAGTATGCAGAGAGCTGCATGTACACCCCAATTTACCGAAGCTATCTTTGA
- the LOC121262610 gene encoding NADP-dependent malic enzyme-like isoform X2, which produces MTTLLFNRLVRIGRGALMQRTMKEMRNGGDSLVDVEGKSGFGGGLEDVYGEDRVTEDQLVTPWTVSVASGYTLLRDPRHNKGLAFTEKERDAHYLRGLLPPAVLSQELQEKKIIHNLRQYKAPLHRYMAMMDLQERNERLFYKLLIENVEELLPVVYTPTVGEACQKYGSIFRRPQGLYISLKEKGKILEVLKNWPEKSVQVIVVTDGERILGLGDLGSQGMGIPVGKLSLYTALGGVRPSACLPITIDVGTNNEQLLKDEFYTGLRHKRATGQEYTELLDEFMCAVKQNYGEKILVQFEDFANHNAFELLSRYRSTHLVFNDDIQGTASVVLAGIIAALKLVGGTLADQTFLFLGAGEAGTGIAELVALEVSKQTKAPLEHTRKKIWLVDSKGLIVSSRRESLQHFKKPWAHDHEPVKGLLDAVKAIKPTVLIGSSGVGKTFTKEVVEAMASFNEKPLILALSNPTSQSECTAEEAYTWSKGRAIFASGSPFDTVEYDRRAFVPGQANNAYIFPGFGLGLIISGAIRVHDDMLLAASEALAAQVTQENFDKGLIYPPFSNIRKISAHIAADVAAMAYRLGLASRLPQPKDLVKYAESCMYTPIYRSYL; this is translated from the exons ATGACTACACTTCTCTTTAAC AGACTGGTGCGTATCGGAAGAGGAGCGCTGATGCAGAGAACAATGAAGGAGATGAGGAACGGTGGCGATTCGTTGGTGGATGTGGAGGGTAAGTCTGGTTTTGGAGGTGGTCTTGAGGATGTGTACGGTGAGGATAGGGTCACCGAGGATCAGCTGGTTACTCCCTGGACCGTCTCTGTTGCTAG TGGGTACACATTGCTGCGGGATCCACGCCACAACAAAGGGCTTGCCTTcactgagaaagagagagatgccCATTACCTGCGTGGCCTTCTGCCTCCGGCAGTACTTTCTCAGGAGCTTCAG GAAAAGAAGATAATCCACAATCTTCGCCAATATAAAGCTCCATTACATAGGTACATGGCCATGATGGATCTTCAG gaaagaaatgaaaggcTGTTTTACAAGCTCCTAATTGAAAATGTCGAGGAACTACTTCCAGTTGTCTACACTCCAACTGTTGGTGAGGCTTGTCAGAAATATGGGAGCATTTTCAGGCGTCCTCAGGGCCTTTACATCAGTTTGAAAGAGAA GGGGAAGATCCTTGAAGTCCTGAAAAATTGGCCGGAGAAGTCTGTTCAAGTTATTGTTGTGACTGATGGTGAGCGTATCTTAGGGCTTGGGGATCTTGGCAGCCAG GGAATGGGGATTCCTGTTGGAAAACTCTCTCTGTATACAGCACTAGGAGGAGTTCGTCCTTCAGCA TGCTTGCCGATAACCATTGACGTTGGCACAAACAATGAGCAGCTGTTGAAGGATGAATTTTATACTGGGCTTAGGCATAAGAGGGCAACGGGGCAg GAATATACAGAGCTGCTTGATGAGTTCATGTGTGCAGTTAAACAGAACTATGGGGAGAAGATTCTAGTACAG TTTGAGGATTTTGCCAACCATAACGCATTCGAGCTGCTGTCACGATACCGCTCAACTCACCTTGTCTTTAATGATGATATACAA GGTACAGCATCTGTGGTATTAGCAGGGATTATTGCAGCCTTGAAATTAGTTGGTGGAACCTTAGCTGACCAAACTTTCTTGTTCCTCGGTGCTGGAGAA GCTGGAACTGGCATAGCGGAGCTTGTTGCACTGGAAGTGTCAAAACAG ACAAAAGCTCCACTGGAACATACCCGCAAGAAGATCTGGCTTGTGGACTCAAAG GGACTGATTGTTAGCTCCCGTCGGGAGTCGCTTCAACACTTTAAGAAGCCATGGGCTCATGACCATGAACCTGTTAAGGGACTCTTAGATGCTGTCAAG GCAATCAAGCCAACAGTGCTGATAGGATCGTCAGGAGTGGGAAAGACTTTTACAAAAGAGGTGGTTGAGGCCATGGCATCTTTCAATGag AAACCTCTTATTCTAGCTCTCTCCAATCCAACTTCACAATCAGAGTGTACAGCTGAAGAAGCTTATACATGGAGCAAG GGCAGAGCAATCTTTGCCAGTGGAAGCCCATTTGATACTGTCGAGTATGATAGGAGGGCTTTTGTGCCCGGCCAG GCCAACAATGCTTACATCTTTCCTGGTTTTGGTTTGGGTTTGATCATCTCTGGTGCAATTCGAGTGCATGACGACATGCTTTTGGCAGCCT CGGAAGCTTTGGCTGCACAAGTGACACAGGAAAACTTTGATAAGGGGCTGATTTACCCACCATTCTCCAATATCAGAAAGATATCGGCCCACATTGCTGCTGATGTGGCTGCCATGGCATATCGACttg GTCTTGCTTCTCGTCTCCCTCAACCAAAGGATCTTGTCAAGTATGCAGAGAGCTGCATGTACACCCCAATTTACCGAAGCTATCTTTGA
- the LOC121262610 gene encoding NADP-dependent malic enzyme-like isoform X4 has protein sequence MISLSKNINILRLVRIGRGALMQRTMKEMRNGGDSLVDVEGKSGFGGGLEDVYGEDRVTEDQLVTPWTVSVASGYTLLRDPRHNKGLAFTEKERDAHYLRGLLPPAVLSQELQEKKIIHNLRQYKAPLHRYMAMMDLQERNERLFYKLLIENVEELLPVVYTPTVGEACQKYGSIFRRPQGLYISLKEKGKILEVLKNWPEKSVQVIVVTDGERILGLGDLGSQGMGIPVGKLSLYTALGGVRPSACLPITIDVGTNNEQLLKDEFYTGLRHKRATGQEYTELLDEFMCAVKQNYGEKILVQGTASVVLAGIIAALKLVGGTLADQTFLFLGAGEAGTGIAELVALEVSKQTKAPLEHTRKKIWLVDSKGLIVSSRRESLQHFKKPWAHDHEPVKGLLDAVKAIKPTVLIGSSGVGKTFTKEVVEAMASFNEKPLILALSNPTSQSECTAEEAYTWSKGRAIFASGSPFDTVEYDRRAFVPGQANNAYIFPGFGLGLIISGAIRVHDDMLLAASEALAAQVTQENFDKGLIYPPFSNIRKISAHIAADVAAMAYRLGLASRLPQPKDLVKYAESCMYTPIYRSYL, from the exons ATGATCTCGTTGAGCAAGAACATCAATATTCTG AGACTGGTGCGTATCGGAAGAGGAGCGCTGATGCAGAGAACAATGAAGGAGATGAGGAACGGTGGCGATTCGTTGGTGGATGTGGAGGGTAAGTCTGGTTTTGGAGGTGGTCTTGAGGATGTGTACGGTGAGGATAGGGTCACCGAGGATCAGCTGGTTACTCCCTGGACCGTCTCTGTTGCTAG TGGGTACACATTGCTGCGGGATCCACGCCACAACAAAGGGCTTGCCTTcactgagaaagagagagatgccCATTACCTGCGTGGCCTTCTGCCTCCGGCAGTACTTTCTCAGGAGCTTCAG GAAAAGAAGATAATCCACAATCTTCGCCAATATAAAGCTCCATTACATAGGTACATGGCCATGATGGATCTTCAG gaaagaaatgaaaggcTGTTTTACAAGCTCCTAATTGAAAATGTCGAGGAACTACTTCCAGTTGTCTACACTCCAACTGTTGGTGAGGCTTGTCAGAAATATGGGAGCATTTTCAGGCGTCCTCAGGGCCTTTACATCAGTTTGAAAGAGAA GGGGAAGATCCTTGAAGTCCTGAAAAATTGGCCGGAGAAGTCTGTTCAAGTTATTGTTGTGACTGATGGTGAGCGTATCTTAGGGCTTGGGGATCTTGGCAGCCAG GGAATGGGGATTCCTGTTGGAAAACTCTCTCTGTATACAGCACTAGGAGGAGTTCGTCCTTCAGCA TGCTTGCCGATAACCATTGACGTTGGCACAAACAATGAGCAGCTGTTGAAGGATGAATTTTATACTGGGCTTAGGCATAAGAGGGCAACGGGGCAg GAATATACAGAGCTGCTTGATGAGTTCATGTGTGCAGTTAAACAGAACTATGGGGAGAAGATTCTAGTACAG GGTACAGCATCTGTGGTATTAGCAGGGATTATTGCAGCCTTGAAATTAGTTGGTGGAACCTTAGCTGACCAAACTTTCTTGTTCCTCGGTGCTGGAGAA GCTGGAACTGGCATAGCGGAGCTTGTTGCACTGGAAGTGTCAAAACAG ACAAAAGCTCCACTGGAACATACCCGCAAGAAGATCTGGCTTGTGGACTCAAAG GGACTGATTGTTAGCTCCCGTCGGGAGTCGCTTCAACACTTTAAGAAGCCATGGGCTCATGACCATGAACCTGTTAAGGGACTCTTAGATGCTGTCAAG GCAATCAAGCCAACAGTGCTGATAGGATCGTCAGGAGTGGGAAAGACTTTTACAAAAGAGGTGGTTGAGGCCATGGCATCTTTCAATGag AAACCTCTTATTCTAGCTCTCTCCAATCCAACTTCACAATCAGAGTGTACAGCTGAAGAAGCTTATACATGGAGCAAG GGCAGAGCAATCTTTGCCAGTGGAAGCCCATTTGATACTGTCGAGTATGATAGGAGGGCTTTTGTGCCCGGCCAG GCCAACAATGCTTACATCTTTCCTGGTTTTGGTTTGGGTTTGATCATCTCTGGTGCAATTCGAGTGCATGACGACATGCTTTTGGCAGCCT CGGAAGCTTTGGCTGCACAAGTGACACAGGAAAACTTTGATAAGGGGCTGATTTACCCACCATTCTCCAATATCAGAAAGATATCGGCCCACATTGCTGCTGATGTGGCTGCCATGGCATATCGACttg GTCTTGCTTCTCGTCTCCCTCAACCAAAGGATCTTGTCAAGTATGCAGAGAGCTGCATGTACACCCCAATTTACCGAAGCTATCTTTGA